The Mangrovivirga cuniculi genomic sequence TGAATGATATTTTAAGTTCCATATTTATCCTGATCGGTGCAGTATTTATGCTGATTTCAGCAATAGGAATGATCAGATTACCTGATTTTTATATACGGAACTCCGCCAGTACGAAGTCTGTAGTTCTGGGAGTATTTCTCATTCTTGTCGGGGTGGCATTTCACTATAACGACATAATGGTATTTATTGAAATCATTGCCATTATGTTTTTCATATTTCTTATTGCTCCCCTTGCCGCACATATTGTAGCGAGAGCCGCAGTAATAACAAAAGTAAAATTCTGGGAAAAGACCGACATCAAAGACCTCGAAGACTACGATAAACAGCGAACCCCGGAAGACGAAGAAATTTAAATTACCTGTCCGATACTACAGATTGACTAAAAACAATAACTAACCAGGAAAAACATGGCGACATATGCAATAGGAGATATACATGGCAGTCTGAAAGCACTAACCACCCTCTTTGATCAGAATACCATAAAAAAAGATGACCTGGTTGTTTTCCTGGGAGACTATATCGACCGGGGTCCGGATAGCAAAGGGGTGATTGACTGGCTGATCTCGAAGGATAAAGACTACAATTTTAAGTTCATCCTTGGAAACCACGAGATCATGATGCTCAATGCGATGGAAGGGCCTAAAATATTAAAAGACTGGCTTGAATCTGGTGGCAAAAGCACCTTGGAATCCTATAACATCAAAAACTATCAGAAATGGGTAAAGGAAATCGATAATTCACACTGGAAATTTCTCGAATCCTGCCTGCCTTATTACGAAAAAGGTGATCACATCTTTGTCCATGCCGGATTAGAACCGGGAAAGAAACCCAAAGAACAGGATGACTTCCACCTGTTCTGGAAAAAATACGAACAACCGGAAGAATACGACGCTTCAAAAACAGTGATTTGCGGACATACCTCCAGGAAAGACGGCGAAATCGCTGACTTTGGCCATACGATCTGCATCGACACCTTTGCACACGGTGGTGGATGGCTGACCTGTCTTAATGTCGAAACCAAGGAATATATCAAAACCAATAACAAAGGAAATGTTGACGAAGGACAGTTATAAATGAATTTGCATTTATTTAAGCAACTATTGAACATTTCCGATGTGATCATAGTTACATATACTAAGCTCTTTGAAGAGTAATTTTGTAAAAAACGATCATGTTATGGCGACGATAAATTTAACAACCGACAAATTCAAGGAAGAAATATTTGATTATACAACAGGCAAAGAATGGAATTACAAGGGAGATGTTCCTGCGATAATCGACTTTTATGCCGACTGGTGCGGACCGTGTAAAATGGTCGCCCCGATTTTAGAAGAACTCTCAGAAGAGTACGACGGCAAAGTAAATATTTACAAAGTCGATACGGAGGCCGAGGAAGAACTCTCAGCAGTATTTCAGATCCGAAGCATTCCGAGTATGCTATTCATTCCGAAGGAAAAACAGCCAATGATGCAGGCCGGAGCATTACCAAAAAACACCCTGGAAGAAATAATTAACAAAGAACTTATTGATTAAATGATATAACAAGAAAAAGTTGGAGTTAGGAGGAAGCGGTAACGCTTCCTTTTTTTATGGATTATTTTTTGATTCAATCATATTATTATCGCTAATTAGCAATAGTTAAAAGATTTGAAAATTAGAATAATTAATTGGTTACTATATTTCATTAATAAGAATTAATAAAGAAAAATACTTTCAAATTGAGCTGTAGAGAGCCTACCCCATATGAATAGAGCTTATTATTCAGATACAATAAACAATTTTCTAAATACTGATGATTCAAGTATTATTGGAGACCTTACAATTTCTCATAATCATTCGTTGGAGGACTTACAAAAAAATGCTTGGAGGCAACAAATATCAATTTTAAAATCAACCTTAAATAATTTATCTGGATTTGTATTCTTTGAATTTGCGATTCCGAGAATGGGGAAGCGAGTCGATAATGTAGTAATAATTAACGACTTAATTTTTGTAATTGAATTTAAGGTTGGTTCAACTACTTTTGATAATTATGCCATTGAACAAGTCATTGATTATTCTTTGGATTTAAAAAATTTCCATGAAGGTAGTCATCATAGAAAACTAATTCCAATTTTAGTAGCGACTAATGGTCCAAACTTAAAAACTGAATTCATAAAATTTGAGGATGATTTATATGAACCCTTATTAGCTACTGAAACTAATCTAAGAAAAACTATTGTAGAAGCTTTAATTAGATCAAATGGAAATCTAGTTAATGGCTTTGATTGGGCAGATTCTTTATACAAACCAACGCCTACAATCATTGAAGCCGCCCAGGCTTTATATAAAGGCCATAATGTAAAAGAAATTTCACGGTCTGATTCAGGTGCAAAAAACTTATCAATCACTGCTAATTGTATTTCTGACATTATCGATTATTCTAAAAATAATAGCAGAAAATCCATATGTTTTGTTACAGGTGTGCCAGGTGCCGGAAAAACTCTTGCTGGTCTTAATATCGCAAGTTTAAGAACTAAAATTGCTGAAGATGAACATGCTGTATTTCTATCTGGAAATGGTCCCCTTGTAGATGTCCTTAAGGAAGCCTTAGCTCGAGACAAAGTTTTAGAAGCAAAAGAATCTGGTGAAAGATTACTTAAGAAAAAAGCAGATTCTCAAGTGAAATCGTTTATTCAGAACATTCATCATTTTAGAGATGATGCATTAAGAACTAATGAACCTCCAATTGAAAAAGTTGCTGTTTTTGATGAGGCGCAAAGGGCTTGGACTAAAGAGCAAGCTTCAAAGTTTATGCAGCAGAAAAAAGGAAGAGCTAATTTTAATATGTCAGAACCTGAATTTTTGATTGAGGTTATGGATAGACATAAAGATTGGTGTACAATTATATGTTTAATTGGGGGCGGGCAAGAAATTAATACTGGCGAAGCTGGCTTAGAAGAATGGTTTAGAGCTTTTGAAAATAGATTTGATGAATGGGATTTATATTATTCATCAAAAATTGTTGAAGACAAAAATTATTTAAAAGACGATGTAGTCATAAACCAAATTGATAAGCTCAATACTCAATCTAAAGATGAATTACATCTTGCGGTATCTGTAAGATCATTTCGTGCTGAGAAACTCTCTGATTTAATACAATTAATCATTGATTTAGATATAAATAAAGCACAGAGTATTTATAGCTCACTCAAAAAGAACTATCCAATTGTCTTAACACGTGATTTTGAAAAAGCTAAAAATTGGTTAAAAAGCACTGCACGAGGAAGTGAGCGTTTTGGAGTTCTTGCTTCATCAGGCGCTTATAGATTAAGACCACACGGATTGAATGTCAAAGCAAAAATTAATGCTCCAGTATGGTTTTTAAATCCAAAAGATGATATTCGTTCCTCTTATTTTTTGGAAGAAGTTGCCACAGAGTTTGATATTCAAGGTTTAGAATTAGACTGGACGTGTATAGCTTGGGACATTGACTTCTATTTTAAAGATGGAAAATGGAATTACAAGAAATTTAAAGGCACCAAATGGCAAAATGTAAATAGTCCAATAATGATTGAGTATTTAATAAATGCCTATCGGGTTTTACTTACAAGGGCACGACAAGGAATGGTTTTATTTATACCTCATGGTGACCCAGAAGATGAAACTAGAAATCCAGATTTATACGATTCTACATTTGAACTATTAAAAGAGATAGGATTTGAAGAGCTAGAATAATTCCTTAATCAAATTCTATCAAGGGCATTTCGCTAGAACTAGATTAGTATTATACTTTTTATCTCAATGAAGATTTATAAGATTAAAAGATGACAGGTTAACCTCAATTCAATGAAAACAAACTTTATCCCATATTTATTAATTCTACTGTTTGTATTTGGTTGTAATTCCAAAGCTGAACACCAAAGTATTAAAAACCAGATCTTACTCAATGAAGACCGGAATAACCAATCATTAGCGCTCCTGAGAAGGACTGTACATGAATCTGGTAATCGTAAAAGAGACCCTCAAACACTATCTAAAGCTGAAAGTATATTTGAATTACGTAGTGAATTGAAGATTGATAAACTCAATTTGGATTTTCACAAAAAAAATAATTTCGAAAATGTATCAATCTATCTAGACACTATCTCTTCGAAATTAAATGCTAAAAAACCTCATAATTTAGAGCAAATTGAATTGGCGAATAATCTTTTGAGGTCTTCCAAAAAAGAAGAACATCAATTTTACCATTTGATGCTCCAGATATCATATTTAGAAACCCTAAGCATCAAACAATACTCCCTATTTTGTATAGGGGATTTGAAATATGATTAAATTGGCCAAAGCATTAATCGCCTTCCTCACATTAAATAAATGACACCAATATTAATCCTCATAGGCCTTATCATTGCTCTCAACTGCGTTCCGCTTCTGACAAAAAGGAGGTTTCCAAAAGCGGAGAAAGCGGTAATGCGGATATTGGTGGCTACGACTATTTTGTTTTTGATTTTTACAGTGTTCAGGTTTTTTGGTTATAACCTAAAGGGGAATTACACCTTTCAAGCAATCTCCTGGTCATTTTTAGTTTCGGCAATCTTGTTTTTCACTCTCCTCAAAAACACTAAAAAGAAATTATTGACAGTCCTCTTTCTCATTCCTTTAGTTGCCTGGGGTGTTATAACTTTTACAACCGACCGGGTGGTATATGAAGATAAATTTGACGATCAAAGAAATATAGTTGTTACTACCGGTGGATTTCTGGCCTGCGGGGAAAATATACATATCACACAGACTAAATTTGGCATATTTGACAAGGAAGTCCTTCATATCGACCACCTTTGCTTAACTGGAATAGATAAAATTGAAATCTCTTCTGACTCAAAACACCTTGATTTTTTAATCTATCACGATGGAGAACTAGATTCTGAAAACCCTTATAATTACACTCTTGATAGAGAGAAATATTAGAAATAAGATTTTCTAAACATATATGAATAACCTTAAACACATTTTACTTTTAACACTCCTTCTCATAGCAGGGTATAATGCCAAATCTCAGCATGATAATCAACAAACAAATCCGGATATACCAGAAATAAAGTCTTATGTTAATGATTATGCTGATATCTTAACCGAGAAAGAAGAAGGTCAGTTAACCGTACTTCTGAGGTCTTTGGAAGACTCTATTGGTTCTCAACTTGTTATTTTGTCTATAGATTCATTAAGTGGGCATACAATTAAAGAGTTTTCACTTCAAATAGCCTCCATAGCCAAAATTGGAAGAGCTAATTATGACGATGGTATTCTAATAACATTTGCCAGGTATGACAGACAGGTTCGCATCGAAGTAGGATATGGTCTTGAACAAATTATCCGGGATGAAATAGCCAAAAAGATAATTGATAGCACCATGATTCCTGAATTCCGAAATGGTGATTTCTATGCAGGATTAAGAAAAGGATCTGAAGAAATAATCCATTTGATTTGTAGCAATCCCGAATTAGTTGGGAAAAGGTAGGAGTCGGGTAAATAATTGTCTGAATCAGGATTTACAGGATTAAAGGATGATAGGATGGTGTATAATCCTGTTAATGTTTTTTAAATCCGGATCAATCGTGGTTCACCACCTGACATTAGTTCATTGTGTTTTACTTTCCACCATAGTTGTTAATAAACGGTTTAAAAAGGGCCTAGATTAGCGTTAATGTTTGATTTTGAGCTTTTATACCCCCCAACTCAAATTAGACTATATTGAAAAGCATATAAAAGAGTTTTAATGGATAATATTATATCTAATTGCATATAATTTCAATCATATAGACACTATTATATCTAATTACATATAATTTATGTATATTTACCTGAATTATATTTAATTACATATAATGCAGAATTTAGCAAAGTTTGTTAAAGAACGAAGAAAGGAAGTAAACCTGACTCAGGAAGAATTTGCTGAGCGGGCAGGAGTCGCACTCACTGTTATACGTAAAATCGAACAGGGTAAAACCAATCTGAATTTGGATAAGGTAAACCTGGTACTTCAGATGTTTGGACATGAACTAGCACCTGTAAATAGTAAAAATCTAAATGAATGAGACAGGGCAAAGTATTTTATAAAGATTATTTAGCTGGTATCATTACAGAAACGGATGATGGTGAATATGTATTTCAGTATGATGAAGAGTACGTAAAAGATCATCCAGATGAATTCATCACCTTTACAATGCCGGTAACAACAAAACCTTATACCGAAAAAAGACTTTTTCCATTTTTTGAAGGATTGATTCCAGAAGGATGGTTATTAGAAATTGCTTCAGAAAACTGGAAAATTAATAAAAATGACCGTATGGGATTACTACTTGCTTGTTGTCAAAATTGTATTGGTGCAGTGAGTGTCAAACCTATTGAAGAGGAAGATGGAAAATAGATGTTTATATTGTTACGAACCTATTAAAGACGAACATGACTTTCATGAGAAATGTTCCATGGTATTCTTTGGAACACCAACTCCTCCGGAAATTGAATATTCCATTAATCAAATGGATGAACTTGCTAAAAAAGTAGTTGAACGAAGTGTAGCTGTTCCTGGTGTTCAGGCAAAACTGTCAATGTCCATCGTCAAAGAAACCAAAGGAAAATCTGACACAAGGTTAACTGTGGTTGGGGCATTGGATGGACAATATATATTTAAACCCCCTTCTGACAAATTTCCCGAAATGCCAGAAAACGTACATGTAACCATGCGAATTGCAGAATCTTTTGGAATCCGGGTAGTCCTATCATCATTGTGTCGATTAGCATCAGGAGAACTTTCATATATAACGAAACGAGTTGATCGAACAGATACTGGTTCTAAGATTCACATGCTCGATATGTTTCAAATCACAGAGGCATTTGATAAATACAAAAGTTCTATGGAGAAAGTTGGAAAAGCACTAGGTCAATATTCAAGCAACACGTTACTTGACAAAACTTTTTACTTTGATCTGGCTATTTTTTCTTTTTTAACCGGGAATAACGATATGCACCTGAAAAACTTCTCAATGATCGAAGGTCCTTCAGGACGGGTGTTATCCCCTGCTTATGATTTGTTAAATGTCGGTATAATCTTCCCGGAAGACACAGAAGAACTTGCGCTGACACTGGTTAGAAAGAAAAAAAAGCTTAAGAAGGAACACTTTGAAAAATTGGGGAATGAACTTGGATTGACTCCTAAACAGGTCAAAGGAAGCTTTAATAGAATGATAAAAAATAAATCAAAAGCATTCGAATGGATCAACCGATCATTCCTTTCAAAGGAAATGAAAACAGCCTATAAAGAATTACTAGAAAAAAGGTATACCCAATTGGGACTACAAGAATAGCAACGGTCAAAATATAGTTCACAAATCAATCCTCATCCCTCGTTGTTTGAAGTTTTCCGCAGGACAACTTCAAATTTTTTCATGAAATGCAGAGTCTGAAAATCGGTCATTCTAAAACAAAATAATATCAATAATATTTGTTCCACCAGCGCAAGTTTAAACTTGTGCTTTTTTGTCTGAATCAGGATTTGTGGATTAATAGGTGATTCTCTTCAACCAGCAGCAAAATCCGCAGCCAGTTTACCAGCTATCACTGCTCCTTCCATGAAGCCTCCACTCTGAGGAGCGGTTTCTGTACAAGCAAACATCAGCCTATCATCGAAATAGCTTTTTTGATATAATCCGTGACCATATAAGTGTTTCGATGGCATGAGCTGATCTCCCTGCACAGCCGAATACGGATCAGAACTCCAGTTTTTCTCATAATACGCAGCATAGTCTCCGGCTTCCGGACCGAAAAGACCTTCCAACTGCCGTATGATCAATTTTTCTCTTTCAGATTTTGACAGGCTCACATATTGTTTATCGGGACTCACAAAGCCCTGAAGGGCATATCCATCATCATTTATATCTGTGTGATCGTGTAATTCAGTCATTGGTCCATCCTGACTAAATGCCATACCCGAGAATCCTTTTTCCTTCCAGAAAGGCTGATCATAGACAATGGCACTTTTGATATAACTGCTCATCCAGGTATAGGTAGAATGCATCAGCTTTTGAAGGTCACCAGGTAGTTCAGGATCAAAAGAAATATTTTCAACAATCAGCCGAGGCGGAAGGGTGACAATTACTTTCTTCCCATAATATTCATTTCCTTCCCGGTCTTTAATTAAAAGTGCCCCATCCTGATTGGTGATTGATCTAACATAGGTAGATAACCGGAACTGATCTTCATTAAGATGCTTACTCAACTGATCGGTAAGCTTTTCGGTACCTCCTCCAATTCGGTAACTGGGAGCCTGACCTTCGGGAGGAATAAAGGACTGCACCTGCCCATGCATCTCATACCTTGCAATGCCTTTATTGTATTGAGGGAAGACCGGGATTTCAATTTCTTTTAAAAGTGTTAACAATTCAGTGTGGTCTGCATGCACCCAGGTAGGCCCTAGTTCTATTGGAAGATTATTATGATTGAATGTATCAATTCTTCCTCCCCACCTGTTTTGTGCTTCGAGAACTAAAAAATTATTTATTCCTTTTTGTTTAAGCCTGTATGCAGCAATCAACCCTGTCAATCCACCCCCAACAATTATAATATCTTTCATAACTTATGATTTCTATTTACAGTACTGC encodes the following:
- a CDS encoding flavin monoamine oxidase family protein, with amino-acid sequence MKDIIIVGGGLTGLIAAYRLKQKGINNFLVLEAQNRWGGRIDTFNHNNLPIELGPTWVHADHTELLTLLKEIEIPVFPQYNKGIARYEMHGQVQSFIPPEGQAPSYRIGGGTEKLTDQLSKHLNEDQFRLSTYVRSITNQDGALLIKDREGNEYYGKKVIVTLPPRLIVENISFDPELPGDLQKLMHSTYTWMSSYIKSAIVYDQPFWKEKGFSGMAFSQDGPMTELHDHTDINDDGYALQGFVSPDKQYVSLSKSEREKLIIRQLEGLFGPEAGDYAAYYEKNWSSDPYSAVQGDQLMPSKHLYGHGLYQKSYFDDRLMFACTETAPQSGGFMEGAVIAGKLAADFAAG
- a CDS encoding DUF2075 domain-containing protein; amino-acid sequence: MNRAYYSDTINNFLNTDDSSIIGDLTISHNHSLEDLQKNAWRQQISILKSTLNNLSGFVFFEFAIPRMGKRVDNVVIINDLIFVIEFKVGSTTFDNYAIEQVIDYSLDLKNFHEGSHHRKLIPILVATNGPNLKTEFIKFEDDLYEPLLATETNLRKTIVEALIRSNGNLVNGFDWADSLYKPTPTIIEAAQALYKGHNVKEISRSDSGAKNLSITANCISDIIDYSKNNSRKSICFVTGVPGAGKTLAGLNIASLRTKIAEDEHAVFLSGNGPLVDVLKEALARDKVLEAKESGERLLKKKADSQVKSFIQNIHHFRDDALRTNEPPIEKVAVFDEAQRAWTKEQASKFMQQKKGRANFNMSEPEFLIEVMDRHKDWCTIICLIGGGQEINTGEAGLEEWFRAFENRFDEWDLYYSSKIVEDKNYLKDDVVINQIDKLNTQSKDELHLAVSVRSFRAEKLSDLIQLIIDLDINKAQSIYSSLKKNYPIVLTRDFEKAKNWLKSTARGSERFGVLASSGAYRLRPHGLNVKAKINAPVWFLNPKDDIRSSYFLEEVATEFDIQGLELDWTCIAWDIDFYFKDGKWNYKKFKGTKWQNVNSPIMIEYLINAYRVLLTRARQGMVLFIPHGDPEDETRNPDLYDSTFELLKEIGFEELE
- a CDS encoding HipA domain-containing protein produces the protein MENRCLYCYEPIKDEHDFHEKCSMVFFGTPTPPEIEYSINQMDELAKKVVERSVAVPGVQAKLSMSIVKETKGKSDTRLTVVGALDGQYIFKPPSDKFPEMPENVHVTMRIAESFGIRVVLSSLCRLASGELSYITKRVDRTDTGSKIHMLDMFQITEAFDKYKSSMEKVGKALGQYSSNTLLDKTFYFDLAIFSFLTGNNDMHLKNFSMIEGPSGRVLSPAYDLLNVGIIFPEDTEELALTLVRKKKKLKKEHFEKLGNELGLTPKQVKGSFNRMIKNKSKAFEWINRSFLSKEMKTAYKELLEKRYTQLGLQE
- a CDS encoding HipA N-terminal domain-containing protein, with the protein product MRQGKVFYKDYLAGIITETDDGEYVFQYDEEYVKDHPDEFITFTMPVTTKPYTEKRLFPFFEGLIPEGWLLEIASENWKINKNDRMGLLLACCQNCIGAVSVKPIEEEDGK
- a CDS encoding metallophosphoesterase family protein; translation: MATYAIGDIHGSLKALTTLFDQNTIKKDDLVVFLGDYIDRGPDSKGVIDWLISKDKDYNFKFILGNHEIMMLNAMEGPKILKDWLESGGKSTLESYNIKNYQKWVKEIDNSHWKFLESCLPYYEKGDHIFVHAGLEPGKKPKEQDDFHLFWKKYEQPEEYDASKTVICGHTSRKDGEIADFGHTICIDTFAHGGGWLTCLNVETKEYIKTNNKGNVDEGQL
- a CDS encoding type II toxin-antitoxin system Y4mF family antitoxin, encoding MQNLAKFVKERRKEVNLTQEEFAERAGVALTVIRKIEQGKTNLNLDKVNLVLQMFGHELAPVNSKNLNE
- a CDS encoding TPM domain-containing protein, with translation MNNLKHILLLTLLLIAGYNAKSQHDNQQTNPDIPEIKSYVNDYADILTEKEEGQLTVLLRSLEDSIGSQLVILSIDSLSGHTIKEFSLQIASIAKIGRANYDDGILITFARYDRQVRIEVGYGLEQIIRDEIAKKIIDSTMIPEFRNGDFYAGLRKGSEEIIHLICSNPELVGKR
- the mnhG gene encoding monovalent cation/H(+) antiporter subunit G; the protein is MNDILSSIFILIGAVFMLISAIGMIRLPDFYIRNSASTKSVVLGVFLILVGVAFHYNDIMVFIEIIAIMFFIFLIAPLAAHIVARAAVITKVKFWEKTDIKDLEDYDKQRTPEDEEI
- the trxA gene encoding thioredoxin; the protein is MATINLTTDKFKEEIFDYTTGKEWNYKGDVPAIIDFYADWCGPCKMVAPILEELSEEYDGKVNIYKVDTEAEEELSAVFQIRSIPSMLFIPKEKQPMMQAGALPKNTLEEIINKELID